GCTGCAGCTGACCTCAAGCCAGAGGTGGTTTTGACAAAACTGGATGAATGTGAATGCTCGTTGGTGGAGCTTTCAGCTGTGATGACAGGTCAGGCCAAAATAGGCTGGCTGGCTGGCACACGCTCCTTGGTTGGAAACCTTGCCCAAGCCAGTGCTTTGATTATGGAACAATATATTTTGGGATGTTTGACGCAAGAAAATCAAAACACCCATGAGGCAGAATTGGAAGCATCTGAATGACTCATTCTATTACAATTGCGAGTGGGAAAGGGGGAGTAGGGAAGACCTGCGTCGCGGTTAACCTTGCGATTATGTATGCGCGTCTAGGGCATCGAGTATGTTTATTTGACGCAGATTTTGGTTTGGCAAACTCACATATTTTGATGGGAAAAAACGCTGCCAAGACCCTTCGGGACTCCTTGGTGGGCGGTGTGCCTCTGGTTGAAGTGATTGAGCGTGGCCCGCAAGGTGTTCAGCTATTGGCTGGCGGTAGTGGGCTGATTGACATGATGCATATTGATGATACCGCCCGGTTTCAGCTTATTCGAAATGTTGATGCACTTAAAGATAGCATTGACATTTTGATTACGGATGCGCCCGCAGGGGCGAGTGAAAACGCACTGTCTTTTGTAGCTGCCTCACAACGCGTTTTGGTTGTTGTGGTTGCTGAGCCAACGAGCTTCATGGATGCTTATGCAATGATTAAAGCTGCAAACGCTGAACATGGTCTGCGTCACTTTTCGGTTGCGATCAACATGGCACATGACAACGTCGATGCTCGGCGTAACTTTGAAAAATTTAATGCGATTGCAGCGAGGTTTTTAGATGTCGAGTTGAGCTATGCAGGACATGTACCGTTTTCGGCCGCAATGCGGCGCTCCATTGTGCAGCGCAAGCCATTGCTGGCAGCAGAAAACAACACTCCCGATAAGGAGTTGCTTGCATTTAAGGCCGTGGCCCAAGCTGTATTGAAGGCACCTATGAATACCTATGAGGGCATCCGCTTTTTTGCTGATAAAGACTCTGAGCGGGAGACCGTGGGATGACACTGCGTGGGCAATATTCAGAACAAAATCCAAAGCCTGAGGTCCTGATCGAGGCCGAGCTACAGACTGTTCGGCGCATCGCGTTTTACTTTCATGGCCGTGTCAAAGGTGCAGTGGAGGTCGATGATCTCGTTCAAGTTGGGTATCTTGGATTGATTGATGCGAGCCAGAGATATGTGAAGAAGGCGGGCGTTACCTTCAGCAGCTATGCAAAAATTCGCATCCGTGGAGCGATCGTTGATTATCTTCGGCGCAATTCAAATTTATGCCGGTCCACGATTGCGATGAAGCAAGAGGTGAACAAGGCGACTTTGGATTTGGAGCGCAAGCTTCAACGTGCTCCGATGGATGAAGAGATCGCAAATGAGTTGCAGCTTAGCGTTGAAGAGCTACGCAAATGGCAGCAAGCATTCGAAGCCAATTTACACCAATCGATTGATGAAGTCCACGATGAACACTCAATTTGGTTTGTGTCTGGTGACGCCAATCCCGAAGAGGCATTCAGTAACCAAGAGGTCAAGCGTGGCCTGCGTGGAGAGTTGGCAAAACTATCCGAGCGCGAAGCAATGGTGATGCAGCTTTATTATGTTGAAGAGCTTAATGTGTATGAAATCGCTGAGATTTTGGGAGTTACAACTGGGCGTGTTTCACAAATCAAGAAAGCTTCGATAAGCAATTTACGAGCAGGTATGCAAAGCTTTCTTGGGCAGACGGAAAATAGCAAAGTATAAGGATTGAAATCTCCAAGTAAATAAATGGCGCGCAACGCTCGCCCCCAATGAAGTGGTCTTGCCTTTTAGTACAGGCTTGCGGCTTTGCTAAGATGCATCTGGTTTATATTCATGCCGCTTTTCGTGTTTCACTTTTTTCGAAGTATGCCGCGTCTGGCGTGCGCTTGTCGAGGTCGGTGTGAGGCCGCTCTGCGTTGTAAAAGCCGATCTAGTCGTCGATAATCTTTTTGGCTTGAAAGCCGTTGTTGATCTCGTGCAGATACACTGCCTCCTGCTTCAGGGATCGCCAGAGCCGCTCGATGAAGATGTTGTCCAGATAGCGGCCCCGCCCATACATAGAGATTTTGATATCGGCCTTCGTCAGCGTTTTGATCGAATCCGCGCCCGTGTATTGGCTACCCTGGACGCCCTCCTAAGTGTCAAGCCGCGATTTGAGCCTGAGTGATCTATTTGTGCCGTTGCGCGATGATGTTGAAGACTTCACGCGCGATGTATCTTTTTAGGCATCCAACGTATTTGACAGCCGCCAGGACAGCACTTTGCGTGTTGCCCAATCCATGATTGTCACCAGATACAAGAAGCCGTTCTTCACTGGAATGTAGGTAATGTCGCTGCACCAAACATGGTTGGGCCGCGTAATCGACAGCTTTCTCAATAAGTATGGCCAGATCTTATGCTGCGGGTGCTTCTTGCTGGTGTTAGGCCCTTTGTAGATGGCCTGCAGTCCCATGATGCTCATCAGGCGACGCACGCGATGCCGTCCTGCCGAGAACCTTGATTGGGGCAGATACGCCGCGATCTGGCGGCTGCCAAAGAACGGATACTTCGTAAATATTCGGTCAATCTCATGCATCAGATCAATCGTTGCCTGATCAAAGCCAACAGGCGTTTAATAGATTGAGGACCGGCTGATTTTGAGCAGCTTACACTGGCGCGTCAGGCTAAGGTCGGTGTTGTCCTTGCGGGTCATCTGGCGGCGTTCAGACGGGCTCATCCCCTCTCACGCATTAAACATGCGTTGCCGGGCAACGGCATTCAGCCCTCGTGACAAAAAATCATTTTCCACCGCCAGCTGACCAATCTTGGCATGAAGCTCTTTGATCTCGCCGTCTTTGTTCTCAGCCTTTTTGACCTTATCCGAGAAAACGTTGGCCTTGCCTTCAATTGCCTGCCGTTTCCACGTGCTCACCTGCGTAGGGTGAAGCTGGCGCTTCGCTGCAATCTCCTGCACCGTCTTGTCACCGCGCAATGCTTCAAGCGCCACAGTAGCTTTGAACTTGTCTGAAAAATTCCGTCGCTTTGTCATTCTTGTATCCATTTAATCGGGTTGGATACATCTTAGCACGCTGTCCGAATTTGCCGGACCACTTCAGGCGTTCATTGGTTCTATTTTGTAAGCAGTATATTCGCAGCCGTTGGCTGTATCCCATGCTATCTGATCTTCGTTCATCATGGGTTCATTAAGCGCTGCGAAATCGGTAATGTTAGCTAGAAAAATGAGTGAATGATCGTTCTCTTTTGCGACTGCCCAACTCGTGTGAGATGTACTGTTAGTAGACATGTTGTGCGCAAGCCTAGCAATCATCTCATCCCAAGTGCATTTGAATGTAATTCGCATACAAACATTCATGATTTTTACTCCAATTAATTTATAAAAAAGCTTACGCAGACTAACCGAGATTACAAGGTTGTTTACATAATTTGTAAAGTGGTAATGCTTTTTAGGACAGCATTCATAAAATTCTTCCGACATAATAATCAATATTGAGCACTTAGCTTCAACGAACAGTGTACTTATAGTGGTGTGTCTATTTTCAGGAGGGGTAAGGCCATCCATGGGAGAGGTTTGGATGCCTGAAACGCTTGATCCGCCAGCTTCCCTTTTTTATCAATTATTTGGTCTGTTTTGCTTTGGATGGCGTAATGCTCTCAAAGAGAGCAAAGCGAGACTTCTATGCAGGGCAAAGACCTTATCGTGATCCTTGGCGACCAGCTCAGTCATACATTGAGCGCGCTTGAGGCGAGCTCTGCGGGAAACTCAGTTGTTCTCATGGCGGAGGTGGCTGAAGAGACCTCGTACGTCTGGCATCATAAGAAGAAACTGGCCTTCGTTTTCTCGGCAATGCGTCATTTTTCTCAGGCTCTGTCTGCTGACGGTTGGGATGTGCGCTATCGTAGGCTGGATGATGAACATAATTGCGGCTCTTTGACGGGTGAAGTTTCTGCCTTGTTGGTGGACGGCGGGTTTGAGCGCGTTGTTATGACTGAGGCGGGAGAGCAGCGCGTCAGCGCGGCTTTTGAAGCAGTGAGCAAAGACTGGGCTGTGCCGCTTGTCGTCTTGCCTGATACGCGGTTTTTGGCAACGCATGAGGCATTTACCAGCTGGGCCGACGGGCGCAAGCAGCTTCGGATGGAGTATTTCTATCGAGAGATGCGGCGCAAGACGGGGCTCTTGATGCAAGGGGATCAACCAGAAGGAGGACAATGGAACTTTGATGCTGATAACCGTAAGCCAGCTAAGGCAGATTTGTTTATGCCGCAGCCCTTTCGTGTGGAGCCTGACGCCATCACTCAAGATGTGCTTGAGATGGTTGAGCGTGAGCGAGGGGCGCATTTTGGCGTCTTGGACGGGTTTTGGTTTGCTGTAGAGCGGCCACAGGCCCTTGAGGCGCTTGAGCAGTTTACCCGCGAGGCTTTGCCACGTTTTGGCGATTATCAAGATGCGATGCTGACAGGGGAGCCATTTCTTTATCACTCTGTTTTGGCACAATATATAAATATCGGGCTTCTTGATCCGCTCGAAGTCTGTCGGCGGGTGGAGCGCGCTTATTATGAGGGGCAGGCCCCGCTCAATGCTGTGGAAGGTTTTATTCGCCAGATCATTGGATGGCGTGAATACATGCGTGGAATCTACTGGCTTAAGCCTGAGGGGTATACTGATCAGAACTTCCTTGGTGCGCGCCGTGATCTGCCCCAGTTTTACTGGACGGGTGAGACAGGTATGGCGTGTATGGCAGCCGCGATTGGCCAGACACGTCAAGAAGCCTATGCGCATCATATCCAGAGGCTGATGGTGACAGGGAATTTTGCCATGCTGGCGGGGATTGATCCCAAGCAAGTCCATGAATGGTATCTGGCAGTGTATGCTGACGCTTATGAGTGGGTTGAAGCGCCCAATGTGATTGGCATGAGCCAGTTTGCCGATGGTGGTTTTCTTGGTTCGAAGCCCTATGCGGCGAGCGGAAACTACATCAACAAGATGTCGGATCATTGTGCGGGCTGTAAATACAGTGTGAGCCAGAAGACAGGTAAAGGGGCGTGTCCATTCAATGCGCTCTACTGGGATTTTCTCGCCCGCAATGAGGGCAAGCTGCGGGGCAACCCTCGGCTTGGGCAGATGTATGCCACTTGGGGGCGAATGAGTGAGATAAAGCAGCAAGAGTACCTTCAGAGCGCCGAGAAGACGCTGGAGGAGATCGAGACGCTATGAGGGTGCAAGACCTGCAAGTTGTCTGGTTTAAGCGTGATCTGAGGGCCTCTGATAACCGCGCTTTGGCGGCTGCAGCAGCACGTGGGCCTGTGCTGCCTCTTTATGTGGTGGAGCCTGAGCTTTGGGCACAGCGTGATATGTCCGCGCGGCAGTGGGAGTTTATAGCTGAAACACTCGTAGAGCTGCGGGAGGACATGACAAAGCTTGGGCAGGGGCTTGTTGTGCGTCGCGGAACAATGTGTGCGGTTTTGGATAGGATCAGAACCGAGCATGGTCGCTTCACGCTTTGGGCGCATGAAGAAACGGGCAATGGCTGGACCTTTGGGCGTGACAGGCGCGTCGCGGGATGGTGTCGCGCATCTGGCGTGCCCTTTTATGAGTTGAAAAACCACGGTGTCACGCGCGCTATGGCCACACGGAACGGCTGGGCGAACTCGTGGGACAGCTTTATGAGCGAACCCCTTACAGCTGCGCCCAAACTTCAGCCTTTGGCAGGTATTGATCTTGGACATATCCCGTCATCAAAGGATTTGGGGCTTGCGCCTGACCGCTGCGACGGACGGCAAAGAGGCACACGCAGCGTGGGGCTTGGGATACTCAGTAGTTTTCTGACTGAGCGCGCGCCACCCTATCGCAAAGCTATGTCTTCGCCGCTTGCGGGTGCGCGACATTGTTCGCGTCTCTCGCCGTATCTGGCGTGGGGGGCGCTTTCGATGCGGGAGGTGCATCAGGCGAACGAGCGCCGGCGTGCTGACGTAGCGGTGTTGCCGTCAGTTGACAGGCGCTTTAATGGCGCGCTCAAGGCCTTCTCAGGGCGACTCCATTGGCACTGTCACTTCATTCAAAAGCTCGAAGATGCGCCGAGGCTTGAGTATGAGAATTTGCATCGTGCTTATGACGGACTGCGGCCAAAGGCGGCGGATGCGACACGCTTAGGAGCTTTTTCCGAGGGCGAAACAGGGCTGCCTTTTGTGGATGCGTGTATGCGCAGTTTGCGCGCAACAGGCTGGCTCAATTTTCGGATGCGGGCCATGGTACAAGCGGTTGCGAGTTATCATCTTTGGCTTCCGTGGCAAGAAAGCGGAGCTGTTCTGGCGCGCCTCTTTACAGACTATGAGCCAGGTATTCATTGGAGCCAAGTCCAGATGCAGTCTGGGACAACAGGGATGAACACTGTGCGGATCTATAACCCAGTAAAACAAGGGCATGATCAAGATCCGACTGGCGCTTTTACACGGCGTTGGCTACCTGAACTTGCCGATATTGACGATGAGTATTTGCAAGAGCCGTGGCGTGCGTCAAATGCGGCGCAGATTTTGGGGCGGGCTTATCCTGAGCCTGTGGTGGAGCCGAGCGTAGCCGCAAAGGCTGCGCGTGAGGCAGTCTGGGCGGTACGTAAGGGGCCATCGTTTCGGGAAGAGACGCAGCGGCTCTTGGTTAAACATGCGTCTCGCAAGCCTGCGCGCGGGCGTGGCAAGAGCGCAAAGAAGGCATTGGACAAGACACAAATGAGCTTTTCCTTTGAGGGCGATAAAGAATGAAGATGCGTCGCAAGGGGGATCTGCCCCAGAAAATCTGTGCCTGTTGTGGAAAGCCGTTTGATTGGCGAAAAAAATGGGAAAAAGTCTGGGCGGAAGTTCGCTATTGCTCTGAGCGGTGTAAGAGAGAACGCCGTCAGAAATGAGGCGTTGCCTTGACCGCTCGGGGCGCTAGTCTGACCACAAAAGGGAGAGAATTGATATGAAGCTTTTACGCGTTGGGCCTGTGGGCCAAGAAAAGCCAGCCTGTCTGGATGCGACGGGTGTGATCCGCGATCTAACAGGCGTGGCTACCGACTTTGAAGGTGAGGGCGTATCTCTCGACGCGCTTGAGGCTTTGAAGGGCGTTGATTTGACGGCACTACCTGCCGTTGAGGGCAACTCACGGATTGGTGCGGCTGTTGCACGGGTCGAAACGTTTTATGCGATCGGCTTGAACTATGCGCAACATGCGGCTGAAGCTGGTATGGAGCCACCTAAAGAGCCGATTTTGTTTAATAAATCCGCTTCTTGCCTTGCTGGGCCGAATGATCCGCTGACCTTGCCCAAGGGCTCTGAGAAGAGCGATTGGGAAGTCGAACTCGGGGTCGTTATTGGCAAACGTGCGCAGAATGTCAGCGTCGAAGAGGCTCTGAGTTATGTGGCAGGCTATTGTGTGATCAATGACGTGTCAGAGCGTGCCTACCAGATTGAGCGTGGGGGGCAGTGGACGAAGGGCAAGTCGGCTCCTGGCTTTGGCCCTGTTGGGCCTTATTTGGTCACAGCGGATGAGGTGCCTGATCCGCAGGCGCTTGGGCTGCGGTTGAGTCTTAACGGCGAAATGGTGCAGGATAATTTTACGTCAGATATGATTTTCTCAGTTGCTGAAATAATTTCACATATGAGCGAGTTTATGGCGCTTGTGCCGGGTGATGTCATCGCGACCGGGACACCTGAAGGCGTTGGCATGGGTATGAAGCCACAGCGCTTCTTGCGCGTGGGCGATGTGATGGAACTTGAGATCGACGGGCTTGGTAGCCAGCGCACCGAAGTGATTTAAAACAAAAAACGCGGCCCAAAGGGGCCGCGTTTTTGCGATCTAAATATGCGTGAAGTTTATGCGTTGGCTTCACGGATTTTGTTGGCTGCGTCTTTGTCAAACGCTACACTGTTGTCTTCAAACAGCGTATCAAGTTCACCCGAGAGCATCATCTCAGTGATGATGTCGCAACCGCCTACAAACTCGCCTTTAACATAGAGTTGTGGAACTGTTGGCCAATCGGAGTAGTCTTTGACGCCTTGGCGAATGGCTTCATCCGCCAGAACGTTTACGTCTTGATAGTCAACGCTCATAAAATTAAGCACGCCCGCGACGCGTGAAGAAAAACCACATTGCGGCATTTCTTTTGTGCCTTTCATGTAGAGCACAACATCGTTGGATTTGACGGTTTGATCAATCTGGGTTTTTGCATCGGTCATGATTGTCTCGCTTATTCGGGGGCTTTTGTTGTGAGGGCAAGCGCGTGGAGCTCGCCATTGGGGCCGTCCATTTTGCCTTGTAGGGCGGCATAGACAGCGCGTTGTTGCTGAACGCGGTTCTTACTGCGGAAGCTTTCGTCAATGACCATAGCTGACATGTGAACACCGTCGCTGCCCGCGACTGTGATCTCCGCATCTGGAAAGGCTGCGCGCAGGATTGTCTCAAGTTCGTCTGCGTGGATCGCCATGTCTTTCTCTCCTTAGGTCGCTTCACAAAAGATGTAAGCTCGATGTCGCTTTTGCGCAAGCGGCTCAGGCAAAGGTTTCCGCGAAGCTGTTGCGGTAAATGTTGCGCAACTCTTCGAGTGGGGCTGTGATTGCGCCGAATGTTATGTCAGTGCCAGTGAACTTACCCACCGATGTAATTGGCACACCCGCCCGCATGGCCGCGCCCATGAGGGCTTCTGCTTGATCAAAGTTGCAAGCCACAAGGTAGCGCGCCTGATCCTCGCCAAAGAGCTCTTGCGTGTTTTCACTGTCGATTTGAACGCCAACATTTGAAGCTTCGGCCATTTCGAAAGCTGCCATGGCGAGGCCACCGTCAGAAAGATCAAGGCAGGCTGTGATCCATTCGTGGTGATCGCGGATAAAATCACCGTTGCGCTTTTCGGCAGCAAGATCAACGGCTGGGGCGTCGCCTTCTACGCGGTTGAACACTTCAGCAAGAAGGGCCGATTGGCCAAGGTGGCCTTCGGTATCGCCGATCAGAAGCGCAACATGGCCTTCGCGCGCTTGGCCTAAAATTGCTTGGTCTTCGTGGGCGATGAGGCCTACGGCAGCGATCGTCGGAGTGGGAAGAATGCCTGTACCGTCTGTTTCGTTGTAGAGGCTGACATTGCCTGAAACGATTGGCATATCAAGTGCGAGAACCGCTTCGCCGATCCCTTGGATTGCGCCAACGAATTGGCCCATGATCTCTGGCTTCTCGGGGTTACCGAAGTTGAGGTTGTCAGTGCTTGCAAGAGGCTTTGCGCCTGCAGCTGTCAAGTTTCGGTAGGCTTCAGCTACGGCTTGTTTACCGCCTTCAACGGGGTTGGCCATAACATAACGAGGTGTAACATCAGAGGTAAATGCTAGCAGCTTGTCTGTACCGTGAACACGTACAACGCCTGCGCCAAATCCTGGTGTGCGAACTGTATCGGCCATCACCATTGTGTCATATTGCTCATAGATCCACTGCTTGCCTGCGTAGTTTGGCGAGGCGAGAAGAGCCTTGAGGCCATCGACTGGATCAACCTGCGGCACATCGCTGTTGACGAGCGGTGTTGCAGCGGGTGTCGCAACCCATGGGCGATCATATTCGGGTGCGGAACCTGAGAGTGTTGCGAGGGGCAAGTCTGCCTTGAGCTCGTTGCCGTGCATAATGATGAAGCGGTCTTCAGCAATGGTTTCGCCGACAATGGCAAAATCAAGATCCCACTTTACAAATACAGCGCGCGCTTCGGCTTCCAGCGCTGGATTGAGAACCATCAACATGCGCTCCTGAGATTCTGACAACATCATCTCGTAGGCTGTCATATCTTTTTCGCGTTGTGGCACATCGTTGAGCTGGAGGCGCACACCAAGGCCGCCTTTGTCGCCCATTTCAACAGCTGAGCAGGTGAGGCCAGCGGCGCCCATGTCTTGAATTGAGATCACAGCCCCTGTGGCCATCAGCTCGAGCGTTGCCTCCATGAGGCGCTTTTCTGTGAAGGGGTCGCCAACCTGAACAGTCGGGCGTTTTTCCTCAATCGTCTCGTCAAACTCGGCTGAGGCCATCGTCGCGCCGCCGACACCGTCGCGGCCTGTTTTGGCTCCGAGATAAACAACGGGCATACCGACGCCAGAGGCGGCGGAGTAAAAAATCTTGTCTGCATCGGCGAGACCCGCGGCAAAAGCATTCACAAGGCAGTTGCCATTATAGGCAGGATCAAAGCGGACTTCGCCGCCGACGGTGGGGACGCCGAAACAGTTGCCGTAGCCACCGATACCCTCGACCACGCCGTGAACGAGCTGGCGTGTTTTGGGGTGATCTTTTTCACCAAAACTAAGCGAGTTCATCGCGGCAATAGGGCGGGCGCCCATCGTAAACACGTCACGCAGAATGCCGCCCACACCTGTAGCTGCGCCTTGGTAGGGTTCGATGTAGCTCGGGTGGTTATGACTTTCCATTTTGAAAATCACGGCCTGTCCGTCGCCGATATCGACCACACCTGCGTTTTCTCCTGGACCGCATATGACTTGTGGCCCTTCTGTAGGGAGGGTGCGCAGCCATTTTTTGGAAGACTTGTAAGAACAGTGTTCATTCCACATAGCCGAAAAGATGCCGAGCTCCGTGAATGTCGGCTCGCGGCCAATGATCTCAAGGATGCGCTCGTATTCGTCAGGCGAAAGGCCATGCGCTTTGATCAGGTCTGGGGTGATGGCGGGCTCGGTCATGGCAGCAATCCTTGCAAGGCAGAGGTATTATTCTTGCGGTTTGTCATAGGCCAACTCCTCAGAATGTAAAAGCTGAAAGCTTAGTTTTTTGACCAAATCAGAGGCGGCTTTGCGCCGCAGAGCCGCTTGACCTGAGGTTGAATATGGCATTTTGATAGCCTCCATATATTTAGGAGCTGAAATTGATCGAAAATCCCTTTCTGGGCGTGGGCCTGAATGATGTTTCTCTCGCAGAAATTCCGATGCCGAGCGTTGATGCGACGACGCCTCGGAAATTGCTCGAGCGATGCCCAGAGGCTGGTCCAACGCCACTTGTAGCGCTTGGCTCCTTTGCTGGTGCGGGGTCTGTTTTTGTCAAAGACGAACGGGACCGCATGGGGCTTGGGTCATTCAAGGCACTGGGGGCGGCCTATGTGATCGCTTGTGAAGCGGCGGCTGGGCGTGCTGCAGGGCAAACGTTTGTTTGTGCGAGTGCAGGCAATCATGGGCTTTCGGTTGCTGCAGGGGCGCAGGCCTTTAAGGCCAAGGCGGTAATTTATTTGAGCCGTACTGTGCCTGAAGCTTTCGCTGAACGCCTTCGCGCCCGGGGAGCAGAAGTGCGACGTGTGGATGGGAGCTATGAAGAGAGCATGGAGGCCGCTGCCAAAGCAGCTGTCGTGGAAGGCTTTAAGCTTTTGTCTGATAGTTCTTGGCCGGGTTATACTGAATATCCCTTTCGGCTGATGGAGGGATATCTTGCGATGGCAGCTGAAGCGGCTGAGGCGATGCCCGAGCCGCCCACCCATATATTCTTGCAAGCAGGCGTTGGAGGTCTAGCGGCCGCTTGCGCTGCATATTTTCGCAAGGTTTGGGGCGATGGCCCAAAGATTATCGTCGTGGAACCAGAAGCTGCGCCTGCGTTAAAAGACTGTATTGCGGCGGGTAAGTTTGTAACTGCTGCAGGACCAGAGTCTTGCATGGGCCGTCTGGATTGCAAAGAAGCCTCTCTGATTGCGTTGAACGGACTGGCGCGCGACGCAAACGCTTTTATGACGATCACAGAGGAAGAGTCCGTGGCTGCACTGCCGCTTTTGGAGGATGTTGGGCTGCAAACGACACCTTCCGGCGGAGCGGGCCTGGCGGGGCTTATGGGGCTTGCTCCGCTCGGATCTGAAGCGCGCGTGTTGTGTATTGTGAGCGAAGGACCAGAAAGATGAGACGCGGATTTGATGTTGGTGAATTCAAGGCGCGTGTAAAAGCGGCGCAACGCGCCATGGCGCGCCACGAGCTGGCCGCGATTTTGCTGACAACAGAGCCAGAAGTGCGCTATTTTACTGGCTTCCAGACGCGATTTTGGGAGAGCCCGAGCCGGCCTTGGTTTGTCATTATTCCTCAAAGCGGTGATCCAATTGCTGTTATCCCCTCGATTGGTGAAGCTTTGATGCGGCGCACTTGGGTGAGTGATATTCGAACATGGAGCGCGCCTGATCCAATTGATGACGGGGTTTCTCTATTGACTGAGGCGCTTCGGGAAATTGCGAGTGGCGGTAAGATTGGCGTGCCGTCCGGAATGGAAAGTCACTTGCGAATGCCGCTCGCCGATTTTGGCCGCTTACAGGCAGCTGGGCTCGTGTTTGGCGATGATGCGGGCATTATTGCGCAGCTACGCGCTGTGAAGACTGAAGCCGAAATTGAGAAAATTGCGAAAGCTTGCAGTATTGCGGGTCGTGCCTTTGACCGCGTTGGAGAAGTCGCACGTCAAGGTGCGAAGCTTGACAGTGTGTTCCGTGGTTTTCAGGGACTTTTGCTGGAGGAGGGGGCAGATTGGGTTCCTTATCTTGCGGGCGGTGCCGGACCGACGGGCTATAGCGATGTGATCTCGCCTGCCGGGCCGCAACCCTTAGCGATGGGGGACGTGCTGATGCTCGATACCGGGGCTGTTTGGGACGGTTACTTCTGTGATTTTGACCGTAACTTTTCAATTGGAGTGCCTGCACGCAGGTCGGCGGCATCTTGGAGCCAGTTGCTGGAAGCCACTCTCGCTGGATTTGAGGCGGCAAAACCGGGTGCGGAAGCTGCGGATGTGTGGCGTGCGATGGCATCTGTTGTTGGCAC
This genomic window from Lentibacter algarum contains:
- a CDS encoding Xaa-Pro peptidase family protein, encoding MRRGFDVGEFKARVKAAQRAMARHELAAILLTTEPEVRYFTGFQTRFWESPSRPWFVIIPQSGDPIAVIPSIGEALMRRTWVSDIRTWSAPDPIDDGVSLLTEALREIASGGKIGVPSGMESHLRMPLADFGRLQAAGLVFGDDAGIIAQLRAVKTEAEIEKIAKACSIAGRAFDRVGEVARQGAKLDSVFRGFQGLLLEEGADWVPYLAGGAGPTGYSDVISPAGPQPLAMGDVLMLDTGAVWDGYFCDFDRNFSIGVPARRSAASWSQLLEATLAGFEAAKPGAEAADVWRAMASVVGTGETAGRLGHGLGMQLTEGLSLTARDHTVLEAGMVITLEPGIETGDGMMLVHEENIVIREGGAQILSPWASGAMPVL
- a CDS encoding pyridoxal-phosphate dependent enzyme is translated as MKLIENPFLGVGLNDVSLAEIPMPSVDATTPRKLLERCPEAGPTPLVALGSFAGAGSVFVKDERDRMGLGSFKALGAAYVIACEAAAGRAAGQTFVCASAGNHGLSVAAGAQAFKAKAVIYLSRTVPEAFAERLRARGAEVRRVDGSYEESMEAAAKAAVVEGFKLLSDSSWPGYTEYPFRLMEGYLAMAAEAAEAMPEPPTHIFLQAGVGGLAAACAAYFRKVWGDGPKIIVVEPEAAPALKDCIAAGKFVTAAGPESCMGRLDCKEASLIALNGLARDANAFMTITEEESVAALPLLEDVGLQTTPSGGAGLAGLMGLAPLGSEARVLCIVSEGPER
- the purL gene encoding phosphoribosylformylglycinamidine synthase subunit PurL gives rise to the protein MTEPAITPDLIKAHGLSPDEYERILEIIGREPTFTELGIFSAMWNEHCSYKSSKKWLRTLPTEGPQVICGPGENAGVVDIGDGQAVIFKMESHNHPSYIEPYQGAATGVGGILRDVFTMGARPIAAMNSLSFGEKDHPKTRQLVHGVVEGIGGYGNCFGVPTVGGEVRFDPAYNGNCLVNAFAAGLADADKIFYSAASGVGMPVVYLGAKTGRDGVGGATMASAEFDETIEEKRPTVQVGDPFTEKRLMEATLELMATGAVISIQDMGAAGLTCSAVEMGDKGGLGVRLQLNDVPQREKDMTAYEMMLSESQERMLMVLNPALEAEARAVFVKWDLDFAIVGETIAEDRFIIMHGNELKADLPLATLSGSAPEYDRPWVATPAATPLVNSDVPQVDPVDGLKALLASPNYAGKQWIYEQYDTMVMADTVRTPGFGAGVVRVHGTDKLLAFTSDVTPRYVMANPVEGGKQAVAEAYRNLTAAGAKPLASTDNLNFGNPEKPEIMGQFVGAIQGIGEAVLALDMPIVSGNVSLYNETDGTGILPTPTIAAVGLIAHEDQAILGQAREGHVALLIGDTEGHLGQSALLAEVFNRVEGDAPAVDLAAEKRNGDFIRDHHEWITACLDLSDGGLAMAAFEMAEASNVGVQIDSENTQELFGEDQARYLVACNFDQAEALMGAAMRAGVPITSVGKFTGTDITFGAITAPLEELRNIYRNSFAETFA